A genome region from Labilibaculum antarcticum includes the following:
- a CDS encoding BamA/TamA family outer membrane protein — MRKILLYICVLFTVNTALAQNNNFPEAPDSSMLDHSIFFMGDVGESAIVDSNIEMLKSQMDQVGKKGTLVFLGNTISKEYSKEEIEDVDADDPGLVKLLNSIRDFKGELIFVPGDKEWNQGKQQGWEALMNIETFVEDYLDRGDVFLPSGGCPGPVEIDLTNEVVLLIVDSQWWLHLGDRPEAECDLESNDDFLILLNDAIKRNKNKKIVFATHHPIYSAGKHGGNFAFPGPVELYRKFFGTSQDFAYPFYKQMRYMARQVGRGHEGIITVSAHDNSLQFAKKDGSFFVVSGSGSKSDYVSQKKMDVAIREVGFSKINFYSNDEVWLEFWAVGIDGKGEPHLAFREKLYTKDIPSEEDLISKYKEIDFSDSTISVAASTFYETDSKLKTKMLGQNYRKDWATPITVPVFDIATEKGGLKIMKRGGGQQTRSLRLKAKDGKQYVLRSVEKYTSKAIPSGLEGSFVANIVQDGISESHPYAALAIPKMAKAVGVYHTNPKIVYVPDDPRFGIYQNGFKNELFLFEERPNDDVSDMDNFGNSEDVLGTDKLLKKRFKNSDLQIDETAVLRARLFDIFLNDWDRHDDQWRWATFKKDGKTIARPIPRDRDQAFFFSDGAIPWLIRRKWAMPKFQSFDSIVENVDGLGFNSRYFDRNFVQSKEKEDWIEMAEELKGKLSDDVIIESVKGLPKEVFEISGLEIIKKLKARRDQLPALAIKFYDFLAKEVDVVGTNDSELFEINWMGNGQLEIAGYELSKKGNQKDRFYRRTFTKNETKEVRIFGLDGKDRFEVNGKNDNGIKIRIVGGKGKDKFDIDNTEKQNLVIYDKRKTKVKGNGAYRKRFGKSSEVNTYSRKSFKYDVVSPNANLNFVSDDGLILGAGVIVKTQGFKKEPYGSLHKVLVNYAFAYPSVELKYSGEFKQVFRKTDFLTDIHYNTPNFQGYFYGLGNETGNLQTDDDAYNRIRMGQFVIHPRFRRYLGDKHSIAIGSFYQKLELKATPNRFITDFTNPNNNLNPLTDFNTRRYVGLSANYLWDSRDNLVTPARGIYWSSSWKYYKGVEENDQDFHKLETDLRMYFSFGRPQRTILAIRAGAAHNSSGYSFYQANKLGLKSNLRGYRQDRFAGDDIVFQNTDLRLRLTRFKSYFLRGDVGILGFNDFGRVWLENENSNKWHHGYGGGFWFAPYKLMVITANFSHSIEDNIVSIEFKYLF; from the coding sequence ATGAGAAAGATATTGCTGTATATATGTGTGTTATTTACTGTTAACACTGCCCTTGCTCAAAATAATAATTTTCCGGAAGCTCCCGATTCCTCAATGCTCGATCATTCTATTTTTTTTATGGGTGATGTGGGCGAGTCGGCAATTGTTGATTCAAATATTGAAATGCTGAAAAGCCAAATGGATCAGGTAGGGAAGAAAGGAACTTTGGTTTTTTTGGGAAATACAATATCAAAGGAATACTCGAAAGAGGAAATAGAAGATGTTGACGCAGATGATCCTGGTTTGGTTAAGCTGTTAAATTCGATAAGAGATTTTAAGGGAGAATTAATTTTTGTTCCTGGGGATAAAGAATGGAATCAAGGGAAACAACAAGGATGGGAAGCTCTTATGAATATTGAAACGTTTGTAGAGGATTATTTAGACCGGGGAGATGTTTTTCTTCCTTCGGGTGGTTGTCCTGGTCCTGTTGAGATTGACTTAACGAATGAAGTGGTTTTACTGATAGTCGATTCCCAATGGTGGCTTCACTTGGGAGATAGACCCGAGGCGGAGTGTGATCTGGAAAGTAATGATGATTTTTTAATCTTATTAAATGACGCCATAAAGAGGAATAAAAATAAGAAAATTGTATTTGCCACCCATCATCCTATATACAGCGCAGGAAAACATGGTGGAAATTTTGCCTTTCCCGGGCCAGTGGAATTGTATCGAAAATTTTTCGGAACATCTCAGGATTTTGCATATCCTTTTTACAAACAAATGCGCTACATGGCTCGACAGGTGGGGCGGGGACACGAAGGAATAATTACCGTTTCGGCCCATGATAACAGTTTGCAGTTTGCCAAAAAAGACGGATCGTTTTTTGTTGTTTCCGGTTCAGGAAGTAAGAGTGATTATGTGTCGCAAAAGAAAATGGATGTTGCCATTCGGGAAGTCGGATTCTCAAAAATAAACTTTTACTCAAATGATGAAGTTTGGTTGGAGTTTTGGGCGGTAGGAATAGATGGAAAGGGAGAGCCGCATTTAGCATTTCGGGAAAAGCTTTATACTAAGGATATTCCTTCGGAAGAGGATTTGATCAGTAAGTACAAAGAGATTGATTTTTCGGATAGTACCATATCGGTTGCCGCAAGTACGTTTTATGAAACTGATAGCAAATTAAAAACGAAGATGCTAGGTCAGAATTATCGAAAAGATTGGGCTACTCCTATAACAGTTCCCGTTTTTGATATTGCAACTGAAAAAGGAGGGCTAAAAATAATGAAAAGAGGAGGAGGACAACAAACCCGTTCTTTACGATTAAAAGCCAAAGATGGAAAGCAATATGTCTTGAGATCGGTTGAAAAATATACCTCGAAAGCGATTCCATCGGGATTAGAAGGTAGTTTTGTTGCAAATATTGTTCAAGATGGAATTTCTGAATCGCATCCGTATGCGGCATTAGCTATTCCTAAAATGGCAAAGGCTGTCGGAGTTTATCACACCAATCCAAAAATCGTTTATGTACCCGATGATCCTCGTTTTGGTATCTATCAGAATGGCTTTAAGAATGAACTGTTCCTTTTCGAGGAGCGTCCCAACGACGATGTATCTGATATGGATAATTTTGGGAATTCCGAGGATGTTTTAGGAACAGATAAGCTGCTAAAAAAGAGATTCAAAAATTCAGACCTTCAAATTGATGAAACGGCTGTATTGCGTGCCCGTTTATTCGATATTTTTTTAAATGACTGGGATCGGCATGATGATCAGTGGAGGTGGGCTACCTTTAAAAAAGATGGCAAAACTATTGCAAGGCCAATCCCAAGAGATCGTGATCAGGCTTTTTTCTTTAGCGATGGGGCAATTCCCTGGTTAATTAGAAGAAAATGGGCAATGCCAAAGTTCCAATCCTTCGACTCAATTGTCGAAAATGTTGATGGTTTAGGTTTTAATTCTCGTTATTTCGACCGGAATTTTGTGCAGTCTAAAGAAAAAGAGGATTGGATTGAAATGGCGGAGGAGCTAAAGGGAAAATTAAGCGACGATGTTATTATAGAATCGGTTAAAGGTTTGCCAAAGGAAGTGTTTGAAATTTCGGGCCTTGAGATCATAAAAAAATTAAAGGCAAGAAGAGATCAATTGCCAGCTTTGGCAATTAAATTTTATGATTTTCTGGCTAAAGAAGTTGATGTTGTTGGTACGAATGACAGTGAACTTTTTGAAATCAACTGGATGGGAAATGGCCAATTAGAGATTGCTGGTTATGAGCTTAGTAAAAAAGGGAATCAGAAGGACCGTTTTTATCGAAGAACCTTTACTAAGAATGAAACCAAGGAGGTCCGGATTTTTGGATTGGATGGAAAAGATAGGTTTGAGGTGAATGGCAAGAACGATAATGGTATAAAGATCCGAATTGTTGGGGGTAAAGGAAAAGATAAGTTTGATATTGACAATACTGAAAAGCAAAATTTGGTTATTTACGATAAAAGAAAAACTAAAGTAAAAGGAAATGGAGCTTATCGTAAGAGATTTGGGAAAAGCTCTGAGGTGAATACTTACAGCAGAAAATCATTTAAATATGATGTGGTAAGTCCTAATGCAAACCTTAATTTTGTAAGTGACGATGGTCTGATTCTAGGTGCTGGAGTAATTGTTAAAACTCAAGGTTTTAAAAAAGAACCATACGGATCACTCCATAAAGTTCTTGTGAATTATGCATTCGCTTATCCATCGGTTGAGTTAAAGTATTCCGGTGAGTTTAAACAGGTGTTTCGAAAAACTGACTTTTTAACAGATATTCATTATAATACACCCAATTTCCAAGGGTATTTTTATGGTTTGGGGAATGAAACTGGAAATCTTCAAACTGATGATGATGCTTATAATAGGATACGAATGGGACAGTTTGTAATTCACCCACGATTTAGAAGATATTTAGGAGATAAGCATAGCATAGCAATTGGTTCATTTTATCAGAAATTGGAGTTAAAAGCTACACCAAATAGGTTTATTACTGATTTTACCAATCCAAATAATAATCTGAATCCGTTAACCGATTTTAACACCAGAAGATATGTTGGTCTTAGTGCAAATTATTTATGGGATTCACGTGATAATTTAGTTACTCCTGCGAGGGGAATCTATTGGTCATCGAGCTGGAAATACTACAAGGGAGTAGAAGAAAATGATCAGGATTTTCATAAGTTAGAGACTGATTTGAGAATGTATTTTAGTTTTGGCAGGCCGCAAAGAACCATTTTGGCAATACGTGCGGGTGCTGCGCATAATAGCAGTGGTTATTCATTTTATCAAGCTAATAAATTAGGTTTAAAATCAAATTTAAGAGGCTATCGTCAAGATCGATTTGCAGGTGATGATATTGTTTTTCAAAATACAGATTTAAGACTTCGTTTGACTCGTTTTAAATCTTATTTTCTGAGGGGAGATGTAGGAATTTTAGGTTTTAATGATTTTGGGCGTGTATGGCTTGAAAATGAGAACTCTAATAAGTGGCACCATGGTTATGGTGGCGGATTTTGGTTCGCGCCTTATAAATTAATGGTAATTACTGCTAATTTTAGCCATTCAATAGAAGATAATATTGTTTCGATTGAATTTAAATATTTGTTTTAA
- a CDS encoding SdiA-regulated domain-containing protein, with protein sequence MISEADEEFMLKNELREISGLSYFNDHSLLCVNDEKGTIYKFSLKKKEITKKYKFDRSGDYEGVEVVGDQVFVLRSDGNVFAVDHMRDEDILSVKNNTQLNAGNNTEGLGYDSKSNSLLIACKGNPGIDEKFEGKRAIYKYSLDSNILSDFPAFLVDQERIREILDFNGYTNFAITLLESINPSEGDVTFQPSGVAMHPITNNLYVIGSVGKLLIVLSPEGEMLAVVKLRRSMFRQPEGICFTPDGTMFISNEGKGSVATICRFNYNQ encoded by the coding sequence TTGATAAGCGAAGCAGACGAAGAGTTTATGTTAAAAAATGAATTAAGGGAGATTTCTGGTTTGTCGTATTTTAATGATCATAGCTTGCTGTGTGTTAACGATGAGAAAGGGACAATCTACAAGTTCAGTTTAAAGAAAAAAGAAATAACTAAAAAGTATAAGTTTGATAGGTCCGGTGATTATGAAGGGGTGGAGGTTGTTGGTGATCAGGTTTTTGTATTACGTTCCGATGGGAATGTTTTTGCGGTTGATCACATGAGGGATGAAGATATTTTATCCGTAAAAAACAACACACAACTTAATGCTGGAAACAATACGGAAGGTTTAGGTTATGATTCAAAAAGCAATAGTCTTCTTATTGCCTGTAAGGGCAATCCTGGTATCGATGAAAAGTTTGAAGGGAAAAGAGCAATCTATAAATATTCTCTTGATTCCAATATATTGTCTGATTTCCCTGCTTTTTTAGTTGATCAGGAACGAATTCGGGAAATTTTGGATTTTAATGGATATACAAATTTTGCGATTACCTTATTGGAAAGTATTAATCCATCAGAAGGTGATGTTACCTTTCAACCATCGGGAGTGGCAATGCATCCTATTACCAATAATTTGTATGTGATTGGTTCGGTAGGTAAATTGTTAATTGTGCTTAGCCCGGAAGGAGAAATGCTTGCGGTTGTGAAATTAAGGCGAAGTATGTTCAGACAGCCCGAAGGAATTTGTTTTACTCCTGATGGAACAATGTTTATCTCTAATGAAGGGAAAGGCAGTGTTGCTACTATTTGTAGGTTTAATTATAATCAATAG
- a CDS encoding SixA phosphatase family protein, with product MKRLILVRHAKTEVIRYDISDYQRSLVDRGINDSKLIANKLFLKDIIPDLIISSPANRAIETTLLFANVLQYPIDKIEQNDDLYDGFTTHEFLDLLNQLGKQNDTIMVVGHNPSIEYLAFNLTEEFYNAVPTCTVIGIDFHVDKWADIEVRTGKLALYEYPKKYKEAK from the coding sequence ATGAAACGACTGATTCTTGTTAGACACGCTAAAACAGAAGTTATTAGATACGATATTTCGGACTATCAACGTAGTTTGGTTGACAGAGGAATAAATGATTCAAAACTAATTGCAAACAAGCTATTTTTAAAGGATATAATTCCAGACTTGATTATTTCTAGTCCCGCCAACAGGGCTATTGAAACTACTTTACTGTTTGCCAATGTATTGCAATACCCAATCGATAAAATTGAGCAAAACGATGATTTGTACGATGGTTTCACCACCCATGAATTTTTAGACTTACTCAACCAATTGGGAAAACAGAATGATACCATTATGGTGGTTGGACACAATCCTAGCATTGAATATTTGGCCTTTAACCTTACCGAAGAGTTTTATAACGCGGTACCAACCTGTACAGTAATTGGCATCGATTTTCATGTTGATAAATGGGCTGACATTGAAGTAAGAACAGGAAAATTGGCTTTATACGAGTACCCTAAGAAGTATAAGGAGGCGAAGTAG
- a CDS encoding YwbE family protein, producing the protein MKDGTKRADIHPGLEVRIVLKADQRSGKLTEGVVKNLLTNSHMHPHGIKVMLENGQVGRVKEIIE; encoded by the coding sequence ATGAAAGACGGAACAAAGAGGGCAGATATTCATCCAGGACTTGAGGTTCGAATTGTGCTGAAAGCCGATCAGCGATCAGGAAAACTGACCGAAGGGGTTGTGAAAAATTTGTTAACCAATTCGCACATGCATCCACATGGCATTAAGGTAATGCTCGAAAATGGTCAGGTGGGTAGGGTAAAGGAAATTATTGAATAA
- a CDS encoding response regulator, whose product MDEEKPECGTGRILLVEDDFVNGKIISRLLELENIPTAWVKNGREALDFYRQNKDSVLMVFMDLQMPIVDGYQATQELRKNGFKRPIIAMTANAFSDDQVRSAEAGMNDFLLKPVSKIDLSMMVEKWMNNDRN is encoded by the coding sequence ATGGACGAAGAAAAGCCTGAGTGTGGTACCGGTAGAATACTGTTGGTAGAAGACGATTTTGTAAATGGTAAAATTATATCACGTCTACTGGAGTTGGAGAATATTCCTACTGCATGGGTGAAAAATGGCAGGGAAGCTCTGGATTTTTACAGGCAAAATAAAGATTCTGTTCTGATGGTGTTCATGGATTTGCAAATGCCTATTGTAGATGGATATCAAGCAACTCAGGAACTTCGAAAAAATGGATTTAAAAGACCAATTATTGCGATGACGGCTAATGCTTTTTCCGATGATCAAGTGAGATCTGCGGAAGCAGGAATGAACGATTTTCTTTTAAAACCAGTTTCGAAAATTGATTTGTCCATGATGGTTGAAAAGTGGATGAATAATGATAGAAATTAA
- a CDS encoding type IA DNA topoisomerase yields the protein MIVCIAEKPSVAREIALILGAKSKRDGYFEGNGYQVSWTFGHLCGLKEPHEYDLNWKYWHLNDLPIIPARFGIRVIPNKGVQKQFDTLAKLISNATEVINCGDAGIEGEVIQRWVLHKAKCKVPVKRLWISSLTEEAIREGFNNLRDSKEFDKLYAAGSSRSIGDWLLGINATRLYTLKYANGKSVLSIGRVQTPTLALIVNRQKEIDNFIPQTYWELKTIYREVSFAATHGRFDRKEQGVDFLDKIKSEPFEIVSVEKKSGVEQPPRLYDLTSLQVDCNRKLGLSAEDTLRMIQSLYEKKLTTYPRVDTTYLTDDLYKKIPGILQKLKSFSEFTEPLLKAKIKKSKKVFDDKKVTDHHAIIPTGVAPAGLSYDEKQVYDIVTRRFISVFYPDCKVSNTTVLGKVTTIDFKATGKQILDPGWRVLYAKDGNIGDGVLLPSFVKGESGEHVPDLAEKQTQAPKHYSEATLLRAMETAGKQVDDDELRELMKENGIGRPSTRANIIETLFKRKYIKREKKRLEATITGIQLIDTIQNDLLKSAELTGQWEKKLREIELGNYEVNQFMAELKNMVVGIVWDVKSRKNISQIEVIDEEKEKEKKKSQAKAQPAAKKELTCPKCGEGKILKGKNAWGCSNWGNGCKIRIPFEFEGKKLTDKQVEGLVLKKITPKIKGFEIGGKKQNGQLAFAPDFSIEFIAEEADVWTCPVCKTGTLLKGNAAYGCSNYRNGCKFIVPFVFMEKKLSEAQIKSLATQGKTPLIKGFKDPQSQESVDGKLILDNQGKIIFGKQ from the coding sequence ATGATAGTTTGTATAGCTGAGAAACCAAGTGTTGCACGTGAAATTGCCCTAATATTAGGCGCAAAAAGTAAACGAGATGGATATTTTGAAGGAAATGGTTATCAAGTTTCATGGACTTTTGGCCATTTGTGTGGTTTAAAGGAACCTCATGAGTACGATCTAAATTGGAAGTATTGGCACTTGAATGACTTGCCAATCATTCCTGCGCGTTTCGGTATTCGTGTAATACCTAATAAAGGGGTTCAAAAACAGTTTGATACGCTAGCAAAATTAATTTCCAACGCTACAGAGGTAATTAATTGTGGTGATGCGGGTATCGAAGGGGAAGTGATTCAACGATGGGTTCTACACAAAGCCAAATGCAAGGTGCCGGTTAAAAGACTTTGGATATCATCTCTAACAGAAGAGGCTATTCGCGAGGGATTTAATAATTTACGGGATAGCAAGGAGTTTGATAAATTATATGCTGCAGGATCTTCAAGATCAATTGGTGATTGGCTTTTGGGAATTAACGCAACACGACTTTATACACTTAAATATGCCAATGGTAAATCTGTACTTTCCATTGGAAGAGTACAAACACCAACTTTGGCTTTAATTGTAAATCGTCAAAAGGAGATTGATAATTTTATCCCTCAAACTTATTGGGAACTAAAAACTATTTATCGTGAGGTAAGCTTTGCTGCAACTCATGGTCGATTCGATCGAAAGGAGCAAGGAGTTGATTTTCTGGATAAAATTAAATCGGAGCCATTCGAAATTGTTTCGGTTGAGAAAAAGAGTGGGGTTGAACAACCGCCAAGATTATATGATTTAACCTCTTTACAGGTGGATTGTAACCGGAAATTGGGCCTTTCGGCCGAGGATACGCTGCGCATGATTCAAAGTTTGTATGAGAAGAAATTAACTACATATCCTAGGGTTGATACCACTTACCTTACGGATGATTTGTATAAAAAGATACCCGGAATACTTCAAAAACTAAAATCATTTAGTGAATTTACCGAACCTCTTTTAAAGGCTAAAATTAAAAAATCAAAGAAGGTTTTTGATGATAAGAAGGTGACGGATCACCATGCTATTATTCCTACTGGTGTTGCCCCTGCGGGATTGTCGTACGACGAAAAGCAGGTTTATGACATAGTAACCCGAAGGTTTATTTCGGTATTCTATCCGGATTGTAAAGTGAGCAACACAACCGTATTGGGAAAGGTGACCACCATCGATTTTAAAGCAACAGGGAAACAGATTTTGGATCCGGGTTGGCGTGTTTTATATGCTAAAGACGGTAACATTGGCGACGGTGTTCTTCTTCCTTCTTTTGTGAAAGGGGAGAGTGGAGAACATGTTCCCGATTTGGCAGAAAAACAGACCCAAGCACCCAAACATTATTCAGAGGCAACATTGTTGCGAGCTATGGAAACTGCAGGAAAACAAGTCGATGATGATGAGTTACGGGAATTAATGAAGGAGAATGGAATTGGTCGTCCTTCGACTCGAGCCAATATTATTGAGACATTGTTTAAAAGGAAGTACATTAAAAGGGAAAAGAAACGACTTGAGGCAACAATTACAGGTATTCAGTTAATTGATACCATACAGAATGATTTGTTGAAATCGGCAGAGCTTACCGGACAATGGGAAAAGAAACTTCGGGAAATTGAGTTGGGTAACTACGAAGTAAACCAGTTTATGGCCGAACTTAAAAATATGGTTGTAGGAATTGTTTGGGATGTAAAATCGAGGAAAAACATCAGTCAAATTGAAGTGATTGATGAGGAGAAGGAAAAAGAAAAGAAAAAGTCTCAGGCTAAAGCACAGCCTGCTGCCAAGAAGGAATTAACTTGTCCTAAATGTGGAGAAGGGAAGATTTTAAAAGGCAAAAATGCTTGGGGATGCTCCAATTGGGGAAATGGATGTAAAATTCGAATTCCCTTTGAATTTGAAGGGAAAAAGTTAACCGATAAGCAAGTTGAGGGATTGGTGTTGAAAAAAATAACTCCCAAAATTAAGGGATTCGAAATTGGAGGGAAAAAGCAAAATGGTCAACTGGCATTTGCACCTGATTTTAGTATCGAATTCATTGCCGAGGAAGCTGACGTATGGACTTGTCCGGTTTGTAAGACAGGGACACTCCTTAAAGGGAATGCTGCCTATGGTTGTTCCAATTACCGAAACGGATGTAAGTTTATTGTCCCTTTTGTTTTTATGGAGAAAAAGTTGAGCGAAGCCCAAATAAAGTCGTTAGCCACTCAAGGAAAAACGCCTCTGATTAAAGGCTTTAAAGATCCGCAATCACAAGAATCAGTTGATGGCAAATTAATTTTGGATAATCAGGGAAAGATCATTTTTGGGAAACAGTAA
- the ppk1 gene encoding polyphosphate kinase 1 has translation MPKYQFLNRDLSWLSFNKRVLQEASNTSLPLYERIKFLAIYSSNLDEFYRVRLGTYKRFTELPDEDKDILRENPDAILKNINAEVDRQQNEFGNIFTQQIIPALEEENIVLLRDQALCEEHHQFVKDFFLDNLLPHVQPILLLKKQIQPFLQNNVIYIAVKLFKKNKKEEEEGAPKARRSRYAIIKVPSHRFPRFIELPAKDDKHFIMFLDDIIKLRMKLLFPGYKIDSSYSFKLSRDADLLIEDEYSGDLIKMIANSLKKRETGTPSRFLYDAEIPKDFLKFLKDSFNLLNNDMVKGARYHNFQDFFGFPNPKYPELEQELFHPLKVDELHANKSVFKTIRLKDQILHFPYQSYEYVIRFLNEAAVDPKVEEIKATQYRVADNSAVVNALINAALNGKKVTVFVEVKARFDEEANLRSASEMRKAGVKIIDSIPGLKVHAKLALVLRKGDKKDYAFLSTGNFNENTAKIYSDHGLLTSDEVIITELKQLFDYLENQTEGYEFRKLLVGRFNLRRSLIELIDQEIQNVKNGQKGYIILKMNGLQERDMITKLYEASEKGVKIDLIIRGICCLKPNKTYAKNIRIIRIVDQFLEHGRIFYFHNLGEKLLYLSSADWMNRNIHRRIECAFPIQDKKIKKEIIDILNIQLQDNVSARLLDGKFNNLPIPINGKTKKIQSQKEIFAYLNKKGILSKSRKTRSAKDSV, from the coding sequence ATGCCAAAATATCAGTTCCTTAACAGAGATTTAAGTTGGTTATCCTTCAATAAAAGAGTCTTACAAGAGGCTTCAAACACATCACTGCCATTATACGAGAGAATCAAATTTTTAGCAATCTATTCTTCAAACCTCGATGAATTCTATCGGGTGCGCCTGGGGACCTACAAACGCTTTACCGAATTACCAGACGAAGACAAGGATATTCTGCGAGAGAATCCTGATGCTATATTGAAAAACATCAACGCTGAAGTTGATCGTCAGCAAAATGAATTTGGGAACATTTTTACGCAGCAAATTATTCCTGCGTTGGAAGAGGAAAATATTGTTCTACTGCGAGATCAGGCCTTATGCGAAGAGCATCATCAGTTCGTAAAAGATTTTTTTCTTGATAATTTGTTGCCTCATGTTCAGCCCATCCTGTTACTGAAAAAGCAGATTCAGCCTTTTCTTCAAAATAACGTGATTTATATTGCGGTTAAGTTGTTTAAAAAAAACAAAAAAGAAGAGGAAGAAGGAGCTCCAAAGGCTCGTCGTTCCCGATACGCGATTATAAAAGTTCCAAGTCATCGTTTCCCTCGCTTTATAGAATTACCTGCGAAAGATGACAAGCATTTCATCATGTTTCTCGACGACATTATTAAATTGCGGATGAAGCTATTGTTTCCTGGCTACAAGATAGATTCCAGCTACAGCTTTAAGCTTAGCCGCGATGCCGATTTACTGATTGAAGATGAATATTCAGGCGATTTAATTAAAATGATCGCGAACAGTTTAAAAAAACGGGAAACTGGCACTCCTTCACGCTTTTTATATGATGCAGAAATCCCAAAAGACTTTCTTAAATTTCTAAAAGATTCGTTTAATCTGTTAAACAATGACATGGTTAAAGGAGCCCGATATCATAATTTTCAGGATTTCTTCGGTTTTCCAAATCCAAAATATCCTGAACTAGAGCAAGAATTGTTTCATCCCTTAAAGGTGGATGAATTGCATGCTAATAAATCAGTTTTTAAAACCATTCGACTAAAAGATCAAATTCTTCATTTCCCTTATCAGTCGTACGAATATGTAATTCGCTTTTTAAACGAAGCTGCCGTAGATCCTAAAGTTGAAGAAATTAAAGCGACTCAATATCGGGTTGCCGATAATTCGGCCGTTGTAAATGCATTAATTAATGCTGCATTAAACGGTAAAAAAGTGACCGTATTTGTTGAAGTTAAGGCGCGTTTCGATGAAGAAGCCAATTTGAGATCGGCAAGTGAAATGAGAAAAGCCGGAGTAAAGATTATTGACAGTATTCCCGGACTAAAAGTTCACGCCAAACTAGCTTTGGTATTGCGTAAAGGCGATAAAAAGGATTATGCTTTTTTAAGCACCGGTAATTTTAATGAGAACACAGCCAAAATTTATTCTGACCATGGCTTACTAACTTCCGATGAAGTAATTATTACCGAGTTGAAACAACTATTCGATTATCTTGAAAATCAAACGGAGGGATATGAATTTAGAAAACTTTTGGTGGGTAGATTTAATCTAAGAAGAAGCCTGATTGAATTAATTGATCAGGAAATTCAGAATGTGAAAAATGGGCAGAAAGGCTATATTATTCTTAAAATGAATGGCCTTCAGGAACGCGATATGATTACCAAATTATACGAAGCCAGCGAAAAAGGAGTGAAAATCGACCTTATTATTCGTGGAATTTGTTGTCTGAAACCAAACAAAACCTACGCAAAAAACATTCGGATTATTCGTATTGTTGATCAATTCCTAGAGCATGGAAGAATCTTCTACTTTCACAATTTAGGAGAAAAACTCCTGTACCTGTCTTCGGCCGATTGGATGAATCGAAATATACACCGACGAATTGAATGTGCCTTTCCAATTCAGGATAAAAAAATAAAAAAAGAGATTATTGATATTTTGAACATCCAACTTCAGGATAATGTTAGTGCCCGACTTTTAGATGGAAAATTTAATAATTTACCCATTCCAATCAATGGGAAAACAAAGAAAATTCAATCACAAAAGGAAATTTTCGCCTACTTAAACAAAAAGGGAATTTTAAGCAAATCAAGAAAAACCCGATCCGCAAAAGATTCCGTATAA